TGCCCTCACTGATTTGCAACATGATTTTGTATGGTGCATTCTCTAGCTTAGTGAAATACTCGTACATCATGTAGCTTGGTAAATCAGCATCCCATTCTGCGTGCACCAACATTACTGGCACACGAATATCTTTAGGGTCATAAACAGGCGTACCTGCCGTCCAGAATTCACGAGCATCTTGAACGGTACCATTGGGCGCACGCAGTTTTTTTGGTTCCTGGGTTTTACCCCATGGATCAGTCTCAAATGTTGCCGCAGCCCATTTCTCAAACCACCCTTGTGGAATTAAGCTAGCTTTTGCATTTTCTGGAACGCCAGTCAGCCAGCGATTTTTGGCATCGGCCACCGAGGCAACGCGATAAGCGCCTAGCTGACCGCCCTTATCAGTCAATGGAGCACCGCCTTGACGCAACCATTGTGGAGCATATAAAACTAACTTATTTACCTTTTGGTTATTCTCGGTGGTGTATTTGCCCATGATGGTAGTTCCCCATGACCATCCAAGTAAATTTATCTTATTGATATTGCGCTTCTTCAGAATGTAATCAACCGCACTCGAGACATCACTTACGGCAACATTAGTGCGTACCAAAGGAGGATTTTGCTCGGCAGGTTGATCCATCTCTGGTGGACGCGTGGATTTACCGTAACCACGCAAATCTACCAACCAAACGTCATAACCTTTAGAGGCAATGTATTCCATCCAAGATGTGCCACCCAATGACAAATCAAAAGCGGTTTCAGATGGATAGGTAGAGCCATGAACATAGAGTAATGTCTTATCAGGTGAGAACGTTTTCATTCCCGCTAAATGCTTATTCCGCAGATAAAGAGAGATCCCAGGGGTATCACTCTGAATCATGTATTCATTCATCTCGATTTTCCCTGCAGCAAAGGCTTGGGAAAATCCCAAGAAAGCAAGTAAGCCAATAAAGAGCTTTTTATTGATTTTCATTTTGTCTCCAAGAATTTTTGTATAAGCTAATAATCTTTGCATGATATTACTATCAAGCGCTCCCAAATAGACAAAACCCTCACCATTTCTGATGAGGGTTTCCTTTTCTGGTAGGCCCACAAGGACTTGAACCTGGGACCAAAGGATTATGAGAGTAGATATCCAAAAAAACCACCAGGATTTCATGAGGTTATGTCGCTTGATTATCGGTCCGCGAGTATTTCTGTGACTGGATTAACAAGGCCACAAAGAATAGTCTCTCACCCTTTGGTTTTGAAAACAAAAGGGATTTTTGGAGCAACCATCTAACACTTCATTACTCCAAACAGTTTTTATTTGAAACTGACAGGTATTACTTTAAGTAACGCTCGTTTGTTTACTATAGCCAATGAACTGAAGTAGAGTCTAGTGGCATTGCTGGAAGCTGCAAATGGGCAATTAATGCCGGGTTGAATCAGGGCAAGATAAGGGTATCTACTGAAACTTTTTTATGGAATTAGACTAGCAGTATCTAAGGAGGGATCATGAATCGTCGCCTAATTCTTAAAGCTCTAGCCGCATCAAGCATCATTGGTATTCCGAGCTTTTTACTTGCTCAAAATAACAAGCCCGCCCAAATCACAATTATTTATGACGCGTTTGGAAAACCTTCTGATCTTGGTCGTGGCTGGGGATATGCAGCCCTCATCGAATACGGCGGCAAGCGAATCCTCTTCGATACCGGCGGACAATACAAAGTCTTTGCTGATAACGTCAAGAAGCTCAAAATTAACCTAAAGAACTTAGACTTTGTTGTCCTATCCCATAGGCATGGTGACCACACATCAGGACTCCAATTTGTTCTGGAGCAGAACCCTAAGGTTCAGTTTTATGCACCTACCGAAGCAGGATCATTTGGCAACCCAATCCATGGAGCTAGCCCACTTGGAAAATTAATTTCCAGAAAAGTGGATGATGTTCCTCAAGATCTGCACTACTTTGACGGTAAGTACGAAGATAAGTACAAGGTTGACTCAGCTTGGCCAACAGCCAACATTACCTTGATTGATAAGCCCACAGAAGTAATGCCGGGATTCTACCTTTTTAAAACCGTTTCCGAGAAAAAAGGAACGATGGAATTAAATGAACTCTCATTAGCAATCAAGACCCCTAAGGGATTAGCAGTAATCGTCGGGTGCTCACATCCTGGAATTGAAAAGATATTAACGGCAGCCGCCGAAATTGATCCGAATATATACACACTAGCCGGCGGACTACATTTAGTTGATGTCAGCGATCAACAAATTACTGAAATTGTTTCAAACTTTAAAAATAAATGGGGTATTGAAAGGATCGCAGCAGGCCACTGCTCTGGAGAGTTTGCTCAAGCCGAATTCAGTCGAAGCTATGGCAATAAACATGATCATTCCGGTGTCGGAGAAATTATTCTTTTACCGAAATAACTAACTTATCTAAGCTTTATAGAAACCAACAAAAAAATCAATCCAAGGGTTGGTTTTTCATTTCTAATCCGCCAACCGGAGCATAGGAAAAACGGCTGCTTTTATAGCCATAACTACTCCAGTTGAATATTGAGACGCTTGTTTAATGCCTTAAAGCGGGCAATTTCAGCCTTCATAAAGGTTGCCATAGCCTCCGGCCCTTTATTAGCAACCTCAAGTGATTGACCTGCCATCCTCTCCTTTACCTCTAAGGTGTTCATAGCCTCTGATACAGCTTTTGCAAACTTGCTAGCAATTGGCTTTGGAACCGAAGATGACAAAGCAACTCCATAAAAAACCTCGAAGGTTGCTGCCGGTAAACGCAACTCATCTAATCCAGGGACATCGGGCAGAAAACGTGAGCGTGAAGGAGAGGTAACAGCAAGTGCACGCAACTTACCTGCTTTGATTTGGGCTCCTGCTGCTGCGATAGTCTCCAAACCAAAATCAGCATCACCGCGAATCAGAGACAAAATAGCATCGCTACTACCCTTGTATGGAATGGGCTCAACATCAATTTGTGCAGCACCTGCAAAAATCTCTGTCGCCAAGTGCGGGGTTGTGCCCGGACCATAGCTTGTGTATCTCAAAGATTTAGGCTTAGCCTTGGCTTGTGCAATTAAATCAGCAAGCTTCATATAAGGCTTATCTGTTGAGGTAACAATTACCAAAGGTGTAGTGACGGAAAGATTAATTGGGTAGATATCTTTTTCAATATCGTAAGGAAGATTGGAGCGCAATGCGGGCAATACAACAAAGCTACTGCTCGCAGATACCAGCACCGTATATCCATCTGCGGGCGCGCGAAGGGCTGCCATCACACCAATGACAGTTGAGCCGCCTGGTTTATTTTCTACAATCGCCGGCTGGCCTAACCTTGGCGGCAAAGCCTCTGATAAGACGCGACCTAAAACATCAGTTGCTCCCCCAGGAGGAAAGGGAACAATTAAATTCAGGGGCTTACTTGGCCATGATTGAGCCTGAACTACTGTACTCATTACAAAAAGAATTGCACTTAAAAAGTACAGTCTGATTTTATTCATTACATTCATTTTTAAATGCCTAAAAAATAATTAGTTCCAGGAAAAATTTGTAGCAGTAGATTTTTCACTTAAGTCCCAAAATATGCCCGCCATCATTTTCAGGCCTTCAGCAGCAACTGGTTTAAGCATATGCTCATTAGGAGCATGCTGATTACATGCTGGATAAGAATGTGGTACCCAAATCGTTGGTAACCCTAAAATGTCCGCAAACACATCATTCGGCAATGAGCCGGCTAGATTAGGTAAAACCGTTGCCTGTTTGCCCGTAGTTTTTTCAATGGAGGACTTAACCCAATTAACCCAGGGATTTTTCAAATCAAGACGTGTAGCCGGCGTGAATGCATTTACCCTCACCACAACATCATCAAATCCTAACTTGACTAGATAATCATGCACATGCTTTAACAAATTATTCCAGTCTGTTCCAACAACAAAGCGCAATTGACAATGTGCGATTGCCTGTGAGGGGATAGCGTTAACTGGGCGATCCGGTTGCCCAGAACCAAGAGCCAGAATTTCTAAGGTATTGCTTGCAATCAATTTCTCGGCTGGCGTTAATCCCAACTGCCCCCAAGCAAGATCTATTGCAGGGTCATCTTTGCCTTTACCGACTACAACTGATTTCAATGCATCTCTTATTAGAGGATCGAGCGCTGGAGCCTTAAGGTCATCCAATAAAATCTTGCCATGAGCATCAACCAAATGACTTAATGCATGAACTAAACGAGTAGCTGGATTTACAAGAACTCCGCCCCAATTGCCAGAATGGTAGGCCTTATCTCGAGATTTAACTTGCAGACTAAAGTTGACGAGTCCTCTTGATCCCAAAAAAATAGTTGGCGTTTCAGCGTTAACGCGAGGGCCGTCACTTGCAATAAGTAAGTTAGCTTTAAGTAATTCCTTCTGGCTCTCGCAAAAATTTCCTAAGCCAGGGCTGCCAGCCTCTTCTCCCATCTCCATTAATACGGTAACGTTAAAACCCAATACACCTTCACGAGCCTTTAAGACTCTTTCTAAGCCGAATAAAGTAATAGTATGCTGACCTTTATTGTCAGCCGAGCCGCGACCATACCAGCGTTCACCATCTTGCGATAGTAACCATGGATTTAAACCTTCCTGCCAGCGAGTATCTTGACCATTTACTACATCACCATGGGCATAAATTAATAAGGTTGGTAAATTGACATCTTCAATTCGCCTGGAAACCAAGATTGGCGCTGCCCCAGAAATAGGATTATCAAAAATCTCCGAAACAAACCCCATCTTTTCTAGGTATGGCGTAATTTCATCCTGCAAGTAACCCCAGAGTTCTTGTGGTGCAACTGGCAAGTCGCCTTCCGTTTTATATGCTATACGGCTAGCCAGCGCTTTTTGCAGTTCACCTTGCTCAAACCAGGCCTGCACAGAAGATAGGAAATTTTCTCTTTTCATAATGACTTACTATAAAGACTTATTTAGCGACTGCACCAACTGAAAATCCCAGCCTATAGACTCGAGTCAACTCTTCTAGACATATATCAACTTAATAGCCAAAAAAAATACCAACCCGAAGGTTGGCATTTTATCTGTGGTGGGCCCACCAGGACTTGAACCTGGGACCAAAGGATTATGAGTCCTCTGCTCTAACCAACTGAGCTATGGGCCCGTTAGTCTTGGATCAATCTTCCTCGAGGAAGGTCTTGAGTTTGTCGCTACGGCTTGGATGACGCATTTTTCTCAGAGCCTTAGCTTCGATCTGACGAATACGCTCACGAGTAACGTCAAACTGTTTGCCGACTTCTTCGAGGGTGTGATCAGTGCTCATCTCAACACCAAAGCGCATACGCAATACTTTTGCTTCGCGCGGTGTCAATGAATCGAGAACGTCTTTCACCACATCACGCATAGAGTCATGCAATGCTGCTTCAGCTGGAGCCAATGTATTGCCGTCTTCAATGAAATCGCCCAAATGAGAATCTTCATCATCACCAATTGGGGTCTCCATAGAGATAGGCTCTTTAGCAATCTTCATGATCTTACGAATCTTGTCTTCAGGAATCTCCATCTTCAGCGCCAAGGTTGCAGCATCTGGCTCATGGCCAGTTTCTTGCAAGATCTGACGGCTGATACGGTTCATCTTGTTGATTGTCTCGATCATGTGAACAGGGATACGGATCGTACGAGCCTGGTCAGCAATCGAACGAGTAATCGCCTGACGAATCCACCATGTTGCATAGGTAGAGAACTTATAACCACGACGGTATTCAAACTTATCTACCGCTTTCATCAAACCAATGTTGCCCTCTTGAATCAAGTCCAAGAACTGCAAGCCACGGTTAGTGTATTTCTTAGCAATCGAGATTACCAAACGTAAGTTGGCTACTGTCATCTCACGTTTCGCTTCGCGGGCACGCTTCTCGCCGGCGATCATTTGCTTGTTTACTTCTTTTAATTCTGGAAGTGGAATAACGACATTCTTCTGAATATCAATCAACTTCTGCTGAAGTTCTTGAATCGCAGGAACATTACGTTGCAAGAGTGCGCTGTAAGGCTTGTTCTCTTTAAGTAACTTCTCAGTCCAAGTCAAATTCATAGACATTTTAGGGAAATCTTTTAATACTTCACTACGATTAACGCCCACTTTGTCTACCAACAAGCTAACGATGCCACGCTCAAGTTTCCATACTTGATCCACTTGTGAGCGCATGGTGTCGCATAACTTCTCAACACTCTTCGCTGTTAAGCGGAAGCCAAGCAATTCAGCACGAATTGCCTCTTGCGCTTTCAGATACGCAGGACAGTTATAACCATCCTTATCAAAGGCGCGGCGCATCTTGTCAGCTTGTGTGCGAACGATGGCAAACTTCTCTAAAGAAATCTGCTTTAACTCTTCTAATTGCTTGGCGTTAGCCGTTGCAGCGCCACCGCCGCCACCGCCACCTTCGTCTTCACCGCCGTCATCTTCGCCCTCTTCAGCATCCGGATCAACTTCTGGCTCTTCAGGTCCAAGCTTAATATCTTCTGCGTTTGGATCAACCAAACCATCAACAAACTGGTCAATCTCCATCTCGCCACTAGCAATCTTGTCAACGTTGCTAAGGATCTCAGCAATCGTTACAGGGCAAGCAGCCAAAGCCATCACCATGTCTTTAAGGCCGGCCTCGATCTTCTTCGCAATGACGATCTCGCCTTCGCGAGTCAGCAAATCCACTGTACCCATCTCACGCATATACATACGTACTGGATCGGTAGTGCGTCCGAATTCTGAATCAACTGTAGATAAAGCAGCTTCAGCTTTTTCTTCAGCCTCTTCTTCGGAAGCCGCAGCTTCTGTGTTGTCAGACAGGATTAAAGTTTCAGCATCGGGTGCTTGTTCGTAAACAGTAATACCGATGTCGTTGAGCAAGCTGATCAAAGTCTCTAATGCGTCTGCATCAGACAACTCGTCAGACATCACGTCATTCATCTCGCCATGGGTTAAATAGCCCTTGGACATACCCATCTTGATCAAAGTCTTCAAACGAGCACGACGTAACTCTTGCTGCTCTTCAGTACCCAACTGCTGTGCTGCGAATTCTTTTAAGAGCGCCTTCTCTTTAGCTTTACGCTCACGCGCTTTTTGACGATCAGTTAAAACTGGCTCCGCATTTTCTGCAGGAGCATCCGCCTTGGCTTTACGGCCACGCTTCTTCTCTTCCTCAACTGCTGGCACTTCAACTTCAGCAACCTGGGCTTTTTTACCTTTAGTTTCTTTAGTTTCTTTTGTCTCTTTTGCTTCCTTAGCTTCCTTCACAGCCTTAGCCGGTTCAGCTTTAGGTGCAGGCGCAGCTTTACCCTTTTTAACTGGCTCAACTTTGACTTCTGCCTTTACAACCTTTACGGGGGCTTTAGCAACTGGCTTTGCTGGCGCTTTTGCTGCTGGCTTCGCAGCAGCTTTTGCTGGTTTAGCTGGAGCTTTAGCTGGCACTTTTGGAGCTGGCTTCGCAGCTGCCTTTACTGGCTTGGCAGGTGCTTTCGCTTTTGGGGCCGGCTTCGCAGGAGTCTTTACTTTAGTAACCGGCTTAGCAGCAGCCTTTACTGGTTTAGCAGGCGCCTTCGCTTTTGGAGCTGGCTTAGCTGGAGCTTTAGCTTTAGAAACTGGTTTTGCGGCAGCCTTTACTGGCTTAGCCGGGGTTTTTGCTTTGGCAGCTGGTTTTGCAGCCGCTTTTACTGGTTTAGCTGGAGCTTTCGCTTTTGGAGCTGGTTTTTTGGTCTTAATATTCGGCATTTATTAGCACTTACTCACATTACTGTTGTTGATATCGACTGATGAAACACAGCCCCGTAGTAACTCACTTACCCACTTACCCCAAATTTCATCAAAATAAAGCGCAAGTGGCTGAATTAAATCGGTTTTTTCTTGGGAACAGAGGATTATAGTCGATTGCGACTTTTTTACCCCCGTAACACTTAAAAATATGGGGTAATTTCTGAGGATTTCTAGGGGTGTTTCAGTAAATTCTTAGGAGAATTTCAGCTTTTCGCCCAATTCCCGATAACGGGCCTTATCTTGTTCGGAAGCAGTGCTTCCAGAGATCTTTTGGGCAATTTCAGTCATTTCTTGCTTGAGATGGGTTAACTCCAGCTTTTTGAACGCCCCCTCAAGATCAGCAGCCGCACCCTCTAACTCCAAATCGGAGCCCATCACTCGATTTCTCAGGACCTCATAGAGAGGAGCTAACTCACTACGAGAGAGTTGATCTTGGAACATGGCAAATGCACCGGCACCCGCGATCGCTGGCTTATTGCCCTCACCTGGAATCAACTCAACCAAGTCACACTGTGACAAAAGGTCTTTCATCAAAGCGTGGGCTTTTTCGGATCTCTGCTCTGCCGCCTTCAATGCTAGTGCGCGCTTGTTCGGATCCAAAGCTTTTCCCAAATGCGGAAACTGAATAATCACTCGCAGCATTTGCTCGGCTAAATCCGTTGGTGCTTTGGGTGGCTCTATATTTTGAGTGGCAACTCTTTTTGCAGATCCTTTGGATGCTTGCCAAGGCGCGCCTTGACGATTGCCATTATTAGAAAAATTATTTTGGCTATTTGGGTTGCCTTGATTACCTTGTCCACCTTGATAGCGGGCCTGTGCTGGCTGATAAGTAGTTTGACGAACAGGTGCAGGCGCTACCGTTAACCCACAAAATGCTTCAAGTTCTGCAGGGGTAGTATTGGTACGAATCGCGAGCTCGCGCAAGATTTGCGTACGCAAAGCAATGGGAGGCATCGACAGTAAAAGTGGCTTAGCGGCATGATGGGTATGGGCTCGACCTTCTGGGGTAGTTTGCTCGTGACCCTCACTAACAACCTTAAAGAAGAAGCTAGAGATAGACATCGCTTCTTTAATCACCTTCTCAAAAGCAGGTGCGCCATAAGCACGAACATAGCTATCAGGGTCATGCTCTGTCGGTAAGAATAAGAAACGAATTTCTTTATCGTCTGACATGAGTGGTAAGCATGCTTCAAGTGCACGCTGTGCCGCACGTTGACCAGCAGAGTCGCCATCAAATGAGAAAACCACTTTCTCGGTTTGTCTGAGTAGCATGCGTACATGGTTTGCCGTACAAGCTGTACCCAGTGTTGCAACCGCGTTGGGGAACCCCAATTGCGCTAAGGCAACAACATCCATATAACCTTCGCATACCAAAACATATTCTTGTGCACGAATCGCTTGTCTTGCTTCAAACAAGCCATAGAGCGTATTGCCTTTTGAGAACAATGGCGTCTCAGGAGAATTTAAATACTTTGGCTCACCTTGATCCAAAATCCGCCCACCAAAGCCAATGGTTTGACCCTTGGGATTACGAATAGGAAACATAATGCGGTCACGGAAACGGTCGTAGCGCTTTACATTCGCACCTTCGGACTGCTCACCCTGAATAAGCAAGCCGCCTTCCACCAAGGTCTTCGCTATCTCATCGTTGGAGTAAGCGCCAAACACCGCCTCAAGACCCTGCCAGCCGTCAGGCGCGTAACCCAAGGCATAACGCTTAGCAATCTCACCGGTAAGTCCGCGACCTTTTAAATACTCAACCGCCCTAGTGTTGCCCTTTAGTTGTTGGCGATACCAATCAGCAGCAGCACTCATCACCTCACTCAATGCCATTGCTTGCTGCTGTCTTGCTACATCATTCGCAGTGCGCTCCTCACGAGGCACATCCAAACCCGCAGAACGGGCAAGATCCTCGATCGCATCTACATATCCAAGTCCGGAATACTCCATTAAGAAGCTAATGGCAGAGCCATGAGCGCCACAACCAAAGCAGTGATAAAACTGTTTAGTAGGCGATACCGAAAATGAGGGGGATTTCTCTGAATGAAAGGGGCACAAACCCTGAAAGTTCGCGCCCGCTTTTTTTAGCTTAACGTGCTGCCCAACCACATCAACGATATCAACCCGATTTAAAAGATCGGCAATGAAGGATTGTGGAATTAGCGCCATGTAGCCAGTATGAAAGGATTTTGCTTTCTTGACTAGCTACTGAGTTTACTTACTTCGCCAATGCGGCTTTTACCAAGCCAGATACTTTACCCATATCTGCTTTGCCAGCCAATTGACCTTTAAGTACGCCAATGACCTTACCCATATCCTGTGGGCCTGCAGCGCCAGTCGAAGCAACGGCGGCAGCTACTGCAGCCTCTACTTCAGCATCGGATAACTGCGCAGGCAAATACGTTTGCAAAATCACCATCTCAGCAGCTTCAATCGCAACTAAATCATCGCGATTGGCTTTTTCAAACTGAGAGATCGAATCTTTACGTTGCTTAATCATTTTTTCGACAGTCGCAATCACACCAGCATCGTCAACCACAATGCGCTCGTCGACTTCGCGTTGCTTAATCGCCGCCAACAAAAGACGAATTGTTCCAAGGCGCTCAACTTCTTTAGCGCGCATAGCGTTTTTCATATCTTCAGTGATTTGATCTTTTAGACTCATGGCTTTATTCCTGGTGTTGAATATAAAACGTCGAACATTTAATAATGGTGATTAAAAAGCAAAAACCCGCTGCGTTTCACCGTCAGCGGGTTTCAAAGCCTCTCGGTGAGGAGAGCTTTTAAATTCTATTAGTAAAGCTTCTTAGGCAACATTTGGCTGCGAATACGCTTGTAATGGCGTTTAGCAGCTGCAGCCTTCTTGCGCTTACGTTCAGCCGTTGGCTTCTCGTAGAACTCGCGTGCACGCAAGTCTGTCAAAAGGCCATTCTTTTCAATGGTGCGCTTGAAACGGCGCAATGCCACTTCAAATGGTTCGTTTTCGCGGAGGCGGACTGTAGTCATACTTATTTAACTCGTATATGCTCGATAGATATCGAAAAATTAACTGAATTGCGATTCTAGCACGGCTAAGTAAAAAAATGATTGTTTTAGGAATAGAAACTTCTTGTGACGAGACCGGGGTGGCTTTATACAACACCACGCCTTGGGAAGAGGGTAAACCGGCCTTCCAGGGCATATTGGGCCAGGGCTTGCACTCCCAGATCGCCATGCACCGGGACTATGGGGGCGTTGTCCCCGAACTAGCCTCCCGCGACCATATTCGTCGTGTTTTACCCCTTTTAGACCAATCCTTAGCCCAATCCGGCCTCAAATTAGCCGATATTGATGCCGTGGCATTCACTCAGGGCCCCGGATTGGCTGGCGCCCTCCTGGTAGGAAGCGCTTTTGCCAAATCTCTGGCCCAAGGCCTCAATTTACCGTCTATTGGGGTACATCACCTCGAAGGACACCTACTTTCCCCACTTTTAGGGCAAACCACCCCTCAATTCCCCTTTATCGCCCTGCTGGTATCTGGTGGCCATACGCAACTTATGAAGGTCTCAGGGATTGGTCAATACGAGCTGCTTGGCGAAACCTTGGATGATGCGGCGGGAGAAGCCTTTGATAAGACGGCCAAATTACTTGGCTTGGATTACCCAGGTGGGGCATCTATTTCTAAATTGGCAGAAGAAGGTCGCCCGGGTATTTTTGATTTACCTAAACCCATGCTGCACTCTGGCGATTTAGATTTTTCTTTCTCGGGATTAAAGACGGCCGTCCTCAATCAAGTGAAAAAGTTTGCAGAAAAAAATATTACGAATCCTTCAGAGGTCACACAATTTCATGCGGATCTTGCTAGAAGCTTTGTTGACTCCATCGTGGCAGTTCTTGTCAGTAAATCGGAGAAGGCTCTTAAACAATCAGCTTGCAAACATTTGGTGCTTGCAGGCGGTGTTGGCGCCAATTTGCAACTGCGTGCTGCGCTCAATGACAAAGCGCAACGAAATAGCTTTGAGGTGCATCACCCACCACTTGAACTCTGCACAGATAATGGCGTGATGATTGCCTTTGCTGGAGCGCTACGTATGATCGAAAAAAATAATGGCTCCACAACATTTGGAGCCTTTGATATCAAACCCCGCTGGGATTTGCAAAGCAATAATCTGAAATAGATTTATTGCTTGTTATTTCTGATGGCTGATTCTGGCAAATGCACTGTGGTTGTGAATAGATTCAAAATTCTCAGCCTCCACTACAAAAGAGCGAATACGCTGATCAGCCTTGAGATTGCCGGCCACATCACGCACTAAGTCTTCTACGAACTTCGGGTTGCTATAAGAATGCTCAGTCACCCATTTTTCGTCAGGGCGCTTGAGCAATCCCCATAACTCGCTAGAAGCTTCACTTTCAGCGGCGGCAACTAAATCTTCTACCGTCATCTGCGTTTTGGAATCTAACGCTACAGTCATAGTGACATGTGAGCGTTGATTATGCGCACCAAACTCAGAGATCTCTTTTGAGCAGGGGCATAAACTCATCACTGGAACTTGTGCACGTAAACCCAATTCAACATCAGCGCTGCCCGTTGAATTTTGCTTGACTGTTGCCATCCAAGTTACTTCGTAATCCATCAAGCTTTCTACACCAGAAACCGGTGCTGCTTTTTTAACGAAGTGCGTATAAGTAAATTGCACATGACCTTCTTTAGCATCGAGCAAAGGCAACATATCGCGTACTAAGGCAACAATGGTAGTGCTATCCACTGCCGCATCTTGTTTTTGGAGAAGCGCCATGAATCGAGACATGTGTGTACCCTTTACATGAGCAGGTAAAGCCACATCCATCTCAAAAGTTCCAACCGATGGAAAATTACCCGTCTTGCTGCGAATAGTCAGCGGGTGACGCACGCCACGAATACCAACTTGCTCAATAGGAAGTGCGCGCTCATCCAAGGTGGATTGCACGTCAGGCATAGCGCTGGCTTTCAGAAAGGCGGGATTCAAGTCATTCATCACTCTATTTTCAGGCAAAACGGGCTTATTTGCCTACCAGCGCTGAATTTACAGTCAATATTGCCGGAAAACGTTGTTTGATGGAGTTAGCAATACCCTCAACATCCAAGCCACACTTGGTCATCAGCAGGCTGTAGTCACCATGCTCGATAAATTGATCAGGAAGACCTAATTGCAAGAGGGGTTTCTGAATACCAAGATTCGAGAGCGCCTCTAAACAAGCGCTACCTGCGCCACCGGCAATAGCCCCATCCTCAATCGTCACAAAATAATCATGATCAGCCGCTAACGATTGGATGAGATCTACATCGAGCGGCTTTACAAAGCGCATATTGGCCACCGTTGCATTAATCCCTTCAGCCACTTCGAGTGCCGGGTAGAGCAAAGTGCCAAAAGCCAATATCACCACACGTTGACCAGCAGGCGCAGTGGATTTACGACGAATCTCACCTTTACCAAATGGCAGAGTACGCAATTCTTTAGATGGGATAGCGCCAATACCTGCACCACGCGGGTAGCGAACTGCGCTTGGGTGTGGCTGATGAAAGGCAGTAGTTAACAAGTCACGGCATTCAGACTCATCTGCCGGTGTCATCACCAGCATATTTGGAATGCAGCGCAAGAATGGAATGTCATAAGCACCTGCGTGGGTGGCGCCATCAGCACCAACGAGACCAGCGCGATCTAATGCAAACAACACCGGTAAGTCTTGTATCGCCACATCATGAATCAGTTGGTCATACGCGCGCTGCAAGAAAGTGGAGTAAATCGCCACCACTGGCTTCATACCTTCGCATGCCATGCCGGCTGCAAAAGTGACCGCGTGCTGTTCCGCAATACCGACATCGTAGTAACGCTTAGGGAAACTCTTCTCAAACTCAACTAGGCCGGAACCCTCTCGCATGGCTGGAGTAATGCCAACCAATAAAGGATCTGCGTGCGCCATATCGCATAACCACTCACCAAATACTTGGGTAAATGTTTTCTTGCTAGCAGCTG
This is a stretch of genomic DNA from Polynucleobacter sp. JS-JIR-II-b4. It encodes these proteins:
- a CDS encoding alpha/beta hydrolase produces the protein MKINKKLFIGLLAFLGFSQAFAAGKIEMNEYMIQSDTPGISLYLRNKHLAGMKTFSPDKTLLYVHGSTYPSETAFDLSLGGTSWMEYIASKGYDVWLVDLRGYGKSTRPPEMDQPAEQNPPLVRTNVAVSDVSSAVDYILKKRNINKINLLGWSWGTTIMGKYTTENNQKVNKLVLYAPQWLRQGGAPLTDKGGQLGAYRVASVADAKNRWLTGVPENAKASLIPQGWFEKWAAATFETDPWGKTQEPKKLRAPNGTVQDAREFWTAGTPVYDPKDIRVPVMLVHAEWDADLPSYMMYEYFTKLENAPYKIMLQISEGTHTIIMEKNRMLMFTGVQEFLDSSFKPEK
- a CDS encoding tripartite tricarboxylate transporter substrate binding protein, whose amino-acid sequence is MSTVVQAQSWPSKPLNLIVPFPPGGATDVLGRVLSEALPPRLGQPAIVENKPGGSTVIGVMAALRAPADGYTVLVSASSSFVVLPALRSNLPYDIEKDIYPINLSVTTPLVIVTSTDKPYMKLADLIAQAKAKPKSLRYTSYGPGTTPHLATEIFAGAAQIDVEPIPYKGSSDAILSLIRGDADFGLETIAAAGAQIKAGKLRALAVTSPSRSRFLPDVPGLDELRLPAATFEVFYGVALSSSVPKPIASKFAKAVSEAMNTLEVKERMAGQSLEVANKGPEAMATFMKAEIARFKALNKRLNIQLE
- a CDS encoding MBL fold metallo-hydrolase; this encodes MNRRLILKALAASSIIGIPSFLLAQNNKPAQITIIYDAFGKPSDLGRGWGYAALIEYGGKRILFDTGGQYKVFADNVKKLKINLKNLDFVVLSHRHGDHTSGLQFVLEQNPKVQFYAPTEAGSFGNPIHGASPLGKLISRKVDDVPQDLHYFDGKYEDKYKVDSAWPTANITLIDKPTEVMPGFYLFKTVSEKKGTMELNELSLAIKTPKGLAVIVGCSHPGIEKILTAAAEIDPNIYTLAGGLHLVDVSDQQITEIVSNFKNKWGIERIAAGHCSGEFAQAEFSRSYGNKHDHSGVGEIILLPK
- a CDS encoding M20 family metallopeptidase, which translates into the protein MKRENFLSSVQAWFEQGELQKALASRIAYKTEGDLPVAPQELWGYLQDEITPYLEKMGFVSEIFDNPISGAAPILVSRRIEDVNLPTLLIYAHGDVVNGQDTRWQEGLNPWLLSQDGERWYGRGSADNKGQHTITLFGLERVLKAREGVLGFNVTVLMEMGEEAGSPGLGNFCESQKELLKANLLIASDGPRVNAETPTIFLGSRGLVNFSLQVKSRDKAYHSGNWGGVLVNPATRLVHALSHLVDAHGKILLDDLKAPALDPLIRDALKSVVVGKGKDDPAIDLAWGQLGLTPAEKLIASNTLEILALGSGQPDRPVNAIPSQAIAHCQLRFVVGTDWNNLLKHVHDYLVKLGFDDVVVRVNAFTPATRLDLKNPWVNWVKSSIEKTTGKQATVLPNLAGSLPNDVFADILGLPTIWVPHSYPACNQHAPNEHMLKPVAAEGLKMMAGIFWDLSEKSTATNFSWN